One window of Chryseobacterium indologenes genomic DNA carries:
- a CDS encoding DUF3347 domain-containing protein, protein MKKYIITAALSIFSVISLSAQSKKDAQVSKLYQNYIAIKSALASDDADKTSKAATEFIKTASTIDYKMVSEGNLNVLRKDASVISEARNVTAQRETFLNLSDNMIALTKEFKLSENPVYVQYCPMADGSWLSDEKQIANPYYGKSMLSCGSVKSEIK, encoded by the coding sequence ATGAAAAAATATATCATCACAGCAGCTTTATCTATATTCTCAGTTATCTCACTATCAGCACAATCTAAAAAGGATGCTCAGGTTTCTAAGCTGTATCAGAACTATATCGCAATCAAATCAGCACTAGCTTCAGATGATGCTGACAAAACTTCAAAAGCTGCAACAGAATTCATTAAAACAGCTTCAACCATTGACTATAAAATGGTTTCGGAAGGGAATCTTAATGTTCTCAGAAAAGATGCTTCTGTTATTTCCGAAGCAAGAAATGTTACTGCCCAAAGAGAAACCTTTCTCAACCTTTCAGACAATATGATCGCTTTAACCAAGGAGTTCAAACTTTCTGAAAACCCAGTCTATGTACAATATTGCCCAATGGCAGACGGCAGCTGGCTGAGCGATGAAAAACAGATTGCCAACCCATACTACGGGAAGTCTATGCTTTCATGCGGAAGTGTAAAGTCAGAGATTAAATAA
- a CDS encoding HYC_CC_PP family protein, with protein sequence MKKILAILFSIFYFGFSSGAAFSIHYCMKEFVSVSQKTDGICAKCGVKDKKGCCKTEIKVVKVDDSQKSDLLKIDFLGQISEIPVKHQFAVIDKSFSATKFTQIQINAPPEYQPVPIYINHCNFRI encoded by the coding sequence ATGAAAAAGATTCTTGCCATATTGTTTTCTATTTTCTACTTCGGGTTTTCTTCCGGAGCGGCTTTTAGCATTCATTATTGCATGAAGGAATTTGTTTCTGTAAGCCAGAAAACAGATGGTATCTGTGCTAAATGCGGCGTTAAAGACAAAAAAGGATGCTGCAAAACAGAGATCAAAGTAGTAAAAGTAGATGATTCCCAGAAATCAGATTTGCTTAAAATTGACTTTTTAGGCCAGATTTCAGAAATTCCGGTGAAACATCAGTTTGCTGTTATTGATAAGTCTTTTTCAGCCACCAAATTTACTCAAATCCAGATTAATGCACCGCCTGAATACCAGCCGGTCCCAATCTATATCAATCATTGTAATTTTAGAATTTAG
- a CDS encoding TonB-dependent receptor plug domain-containing protein, whose translation MKKLVLPLSLMVPFLIFSQQRKKDTATTRVTDIEEVVFQKKATGRTNDLTNVRISAKEAKSVASINGGIEGLLKTLPSVNSNTELSSQYMVRGGNYDENLIYINDIEIYRPFLIRNSQQEGMSIINPDMVSAVNFSAGGFEAKYGDKMSSALNIYYREPEKFEVSGEASLIGGRLTTGLASKNKKFTALFSGRYRNTNLVLNTLKEDTDFNPTYWDFQSYLNYHVSDKFSMSFIGYYSKNDYEMIPKAKSVTFGSLQQPITVNIGYAGKENDQYKNMMGTFSMNYKPADKWKLTLDAFAYQNREREYYTIQSAYELQTFDPVTQQPVTSFDVGGQIEHARNDLFVRTYGTQFRAKFSPNVNTDFEVGFKYEKENLKDLTNEWKLVDSAGYSLPRPEIIDPRTGTTGDLKLAYYIAGQNNIEPTRVSAYAQYSQKFYWGASKVFVNAGVRVANWSFNKETIFSPRAQFAIKPDWDSDMLFKISGGIYYQSPFYKEIKDLDGNFNSNIKSQRSIQVILANDYEFQMYDRPFKLTTELYYKKMDNLIPYYMDNVRIRYSGQNNSKGYAYGIDTRLFGEFVPGVDSWLSASYARVYENIDGKGDIPRPTDQRLRFAMFYQDYMPSFPSMRVNLTLVYAMGLPTGAPVLFNSNGQPDFNAAYNYQQTLPSYKRVDLGLTKVFIDPKEKNKRSGFWGNFEELTLGVQVFNAFNINNTVANQWITDYNSNYMYPVPVRLTGRFFNVKLEFKL comes from the coding sequence TTGAAAAAACTAGTTTTACCGCTAAGCCTTATGGTCCCGTTTCTGATTTTCTCCCAACAAAGAAAAAAGGATACAGCGACCACTAGAGTAACCGATATAGAGGAAGTTGTCTTCCAGAAAAAAGCAACAGGAAGAACAAACGACCTTACCAATGTGAGAATTTCAGCAAAAGAAGCAAAATCTGTAGCTTCTATCAACGGTGGAATTGAAGGATTGCTTAAGACACTTCCTTCCGTAAACTCCAATACCGAGCTGTCTTCCCAATATATGGTTCGTGGTGGAAACTATGATGAAAATCTTATCTACATCAATGATATTGAGATCTACAGACCTTTCCTGATCAGAAACTCACAACAGGAGGGGATGAGTATCATCAATCCGGATATGGTTTCTGCGGTCAATTTCTCTGCAGGAGGGTTTGAAGCCAAGTATGGTGATAAAATGTCTTCTGCTTTAAATATCTATTACCGTGAACCTGAAAAATTTGAAGTTTCAGGAGAGGCCAGTTTAATTGGAGGTAGACTGACAACAGGTCTGGCTTCAAAAAATAAAAAATTTACAGCCTTATTTTCGGGAAGATACAGAAACACCAATCTTGTTCTTAATACCTTGAAGGAAGATACGGACTTTAACCCGACGTATTGGGATTTCCAGTCTTATCTGAATTATCATGTCAGTGATAAATTCTCCATGTCATTTATCGGATATTATTCCAAGAATGATTACGAGATGATTCCTAAGGCAAAAAGTGTTACTTTCGGAAGTCTTCAGCAGCCTATCACTGTAAATATAGGATATGCTGGGAAAGAAAACGACCAGTATAAAAATATGATGGGGACATTCTCCATGAATTATAAGCCGGCTGACAAATGGAAGCTTACTTTGGATGCTTTTGCGTATCAGAACAGAGAAAGAGAATATTATACCATTCAGTCAGCATATGAGCTTCAGACGTTTGATCCGGTAACACAGCAGCCTGTGACTTCTTTCGATGTTGGCGGACAGATAGAGCATGCAAGAAATGACTTATTTGTAAGAACATACGGAACACAGTTCAGAGCCAAATTTTCTCCTAATGTAAACACCGACTTTGAAGTTGGATTTAAATATGAGAAAGAAAACCTGAAAGATCTTACCAATGAATGGAAATTGGTAGACTCCGCAGGATACAGCCTTCCAAGACCGGAAATTATTGATCCAAGAACAGGAACTACCGGTGACCTTAAACTGGCATATTATATTGCAGGACAGAATAATATTGAACCTACAAGAGTTTCAGCATATGCACAATATTCACAAAAATTCTACTGGGGAGCCAGTAAAGTGTTTGTAAATGCCGGAGTACGTGTTGCGAATTGGAGCTTCAATAAAGAAACGATATTCTCTCCAAGAGCTCAGTTTGCGATAAAACCTGATTGGGACAGCGATATGTTGTTCAAAATTTCAGGAGGAATCTACTATCAGTCTCCTTTCTATAAAGAGATTAAAGATTTGGATGGTAATTTTAACTCCAATATAAAGTCACAGCGCTCTATTCAGGTGATTCTTGCCAATGATTATGAGTTCCAGATGTATGACAGACCATTTAAGCTTACGACAGAGCTTTACTATAAGAAAATGGATAATCTGATTCCGTATTATATGGATAATGTGAGAATCCGTTATTCCGGGCAGAATAATTCCAAAGGATATGCGTATGGTATTGATACAAGATTATTTGGTGAGTTTGTACCTGGTGTAGATTCATGGTTGTCTGCGAGTTATGCCAGAGTATACGAAAATATTGATGGAAAAGGTGATATTCCAAGACCTACAGATCAGAGATTAAGATTTGCGATGTTTTATCAGGATTATATGCCAAGCTTCCCGTCTATGCGGGTGAACCTTACTTTAGTATATGCTATGGGATTACCGACAGGTGCTCCTGTACTATTCAACAGTAACGGGCAGCCGGATTTTAATGCAGCTTATAATTATCAGCAGACGCTTCCTTCTTATAAAAGAGTAGATTTGGGATTGACAAAAGTATTCATTGATCCGAAAGAGAAAAATAAAAGATCAGGATTCTGGGGTAATTTTGAGGAGCTGACATTAGGAGTTCAGGTTTTCAACGCATTCAACATCAACAACACAGTAGCGAATCAATGGATCACTGACTATAACAGCAATTATATGTATCCTGTTCCGGTACGTCTTACAGGACGTTTCTTCAATGTGAAGTTAGAATTTAAACTGTAA
- a CDS encoding glycosyltransferase family 117 protein yields the protein MKNWTFRQWNTVLGWVIFVIAFFTYLSTIEPNFSFWDCGEYISSAVKLEVTHAPGAALFQIVGAVAAIFALGKGENYSIVINAMSALFSALTILFLFWTITHFVRRLLNKDFEEITKHQEISILFAGAVGALCFTFSDTFWFSAVEGEVYSMASMFIALLVWLITKWENEYKAGDSERWIILIFFVLGLSVGVHMMGMLAIPAVCLVYYARNYKFTWKNFIWANLITLGILIIVFKIIFPLIMTMFGRLEIFFVNGLGLPFHSGTIAAFVLMVAICYFLIKYARKAKKNIYQTAALSVVFMMIGFSCWMVIPIRANANPPMNLNDPDTAIGMLDYYNREQYGDWPTIYGQNYTAFLDANGIEKNEDGSFKTQKTGEIYEKDEKTGTYRKTGDRFNYVFNKSQVSLMPRMFNEDKDVMANYISMYGAPDFTFNYGNEDVADNPQAKQIFDELRAKYEDKSITAADYLKVKPYNLINVQKPSFLQNMEYFISFQNGYYFVRYLMWNYVGRQNDLEGNMESTKGNWISGIPFIDNVNVGNQDKLPAKFKNESTVKFFFLPLILGLIGFFFQLNRDFGRFYALLSLFILTSVGIIFYTGVKPFEPRERDYAMVGSFYAFAIWIGMGAGAILWFLQSKIKSNGANIALGVVLLGVPFMMGFQNYNVHDRSNRYTAYDYAYSVLKSLPKNDILFVYGDNDTYPVWAIQETERFRDDVKVVNFTLASTPWNLDQIKRRTYNAMGIPSQLTHEDYRDGVNDQIYMMKKEDWEGVFSMLKEQGAPETEFQSFRKYLTQDSLTLKQAIEFIKFKSPEKDELLKMYFGEEKFEKYNILPVNKFILPVNKENALKAGIINKEDLPNVANQIMITYKGNTLYKNNLILMDLLANFDWKRPINFSSGGIYDSENIFYLNDYLQFDGFSYRLIPIQTPPTADGDMGRVDANSLYNVVKNFRWGNFKNLNAHFDETATSNIISYRMSASRAAAALALSGQKAKALEILDLAAKEIPAEKYNDPRSLSSIVSGYIIAGQEQKGLQIAEVLKKGIFEEYDYYLSLSKADQSYLRRQMRTKPMEYSLVVAAVTDAYTKIGQKEKAYAYLVKSIEPIDKKFNVFVKDLQEMGKEKAMKESENVQQITPFYQYLFDVMEPYDSTYSKEKENQITTAIIKATK from the coding sequence ATGAAAAATTGGACTTTTAGGCAATGGAACACCGTTTTAGGATGGGTGATTTTCGTCATTGCGTTTTTCACGTACTTGTCCACCATAGAACCCAATTTCAGTTTTTGGGATTGTGGCGAGTACATTTCTTCTGCAGTAAAACTTGAAGTAACGCACGCTCCCGGAGCAGCTTTATTCCAGATAGTGGGTGCCGTGGCAGCCATTTTTGCATTAGGGAAAGGCGAAAATTATTCCATCGTGATCAACGCGATGTCTGCATTGTTCAGTGCGCTGACTATTTTATTTTTGTTCTGGACGATCACACATTTTGTGAGAAGACTTCTGAACAAAGATTTTGAAGAAATTACAAAACATCAGGAAATCTCTATTTTATTTGCAGGAGCAGTAGGAGCACTTTGCTTTACCTTCTCAGATACATTCTGGTTCTCTGCAGTAGAAGGAGAGGTTTACTCTATGGCTTCTATGTTTATCGCGCTTTTGGTCTGGTTAATCACCAAATGGGAGAATGAGTACAAAGCGGGAGACAGTGAAAGATGGATTATTCTTATTTTCTTCGTTTTAGGACTTTCTGTAGGGGTGCATATGATGGGTATGCTGGCAATTCCTGCAGTATGTCTGGTATATTATGCAAGAAACTATAAGTTTACCTGGAAAAACTTTATCTGGGCCAACCTTATTACACTGGGGATTTTGATTATTGTTTTCAAAATTATCTTCCCTTTGATTATGACAATGTTCGGAAGACTTGAGATTTTCTTTGTGAATGGTCTTGGACTTCCTTTCCACTCCGGAACAATTGCCGCTTTTGTTTTAATGGTAGCGATCTGCTATTTCTTAATCAAATATGCAAGAAAAGCAAAGAAAAACATCTACCAGACTGCTGCATTATCTGTGGTTTTCATGATGATCGGATTCTCTTGCTGGATGGTTATTCCTATCAGAGCAAATGCTAATCCGCCAATGAACCTTAATGATCCTGATACTGCAATTGGTATGCTGGATTATTATAACAGAGAGCAGTATGGTGACTGGCCTACGATCTACGGACAGAACTATACAGCATTCCTTGATGCTAACGGAATTGAAAAGAATGAAGACGGAAGCTTTAAGACACAAAAAACCGGTGAGATCTATGAAAAAGATGAGAAAACCGGAACATACAGAAAGACAGGAGACCGTTTCAATTATGTTTTCAACAAATCTCAGGTAAGCTTAATGCCGAGAATGTTTAATGAGGATAAAGATGTAATGGCTAACTATATTTCAATGTATGGAGCTCCTGATTTTACATTCAATTATGGAAATGAAGACGTGGCAGATAACCCACAGGCTAAGCAGATTTTTGACGAGCTGAGAGCAAAATATGAAGACAAATCAATCACTGCTGCAGATTATCTGAAAGTAAAACCTTATAACCTTATCAATGTTCAGAAGCCTTCATTCCTTCAAAATATGGAGTATTTCATTTCTTTCCAGAACGGATACTACTTTGTAAGATACCTGATGTGGAACTACGTAGGAAGACAGAACGATCTTGAAGGAAACATGGAAAGCACAAAAGGAAACTGGATTTCCGGAATTCCTTTTATAGATAATGTAAACGTAGGAAACCAGGATAAGCTGCCTGCTAAATTCAAAAATGAAAGTACGGTAAAATTCTTCTTCCTTCCGTTGATTTTAGGTCTTATTGGATTCTTTTTCCAGTTAAACAGGGACTTCGGAAGATTCTATGCACTGTTATCATTATTTATATTAACAAGTGTAGGGATTATTTTCTATACAGGGGTAAAACCTTTTGAGCCAAGAGAAAGAGATTATGCAATGGTAGGTTCATTCTACGCATTTGCAATCTGGATTGGTATGGGAGCAGGAGCAATTCTATGGTTCCTGCAGTCTAAAATAAAATCAAACGGAGCTAACATTGCTCTAGGAGTGGTTTTATTAGGTGTGCCTTTCATGATGGGCTTTCAGAACTACAATGTTCATGACAGAAGCAACAGATATACCGCTTACGATTATGCATATTCAGTTTTAAAATCATTACCGAAAAACGATATCCTTTTCGTTTACGGAGATAATGATACGTATCCAGTTTGGGCCATTCAGGAAACAGAAAGATTCAGAGATGATGTGAAGGTAGTAAACTTTACCCTTGCTTCAACGCCCTGGAACCTTGATCAGATCAAGAGAAGAACTTACAACGCTATGGGAATCCCTAGCCAGTTGACTCATGAAGATTACAGAGATGGTGTAAATGACCAGATCTATATGATGAAGAAAGAAGATTGGGAAGGTGTTTTCTCTATGTTGAAAGAACAGGGAGCACCGGAAACAGAATTTCAGTCTTTCAGAAAGTATCTTACTCAGGATTCTTTAACATTGAAACAAGCAATTGAATTCATTAAATTCAAATCTCCTGAAAAAGACGAATTATTGAAAATGTACTTTGGGGAAGAGAAATTTGAAAAATACAATATCCTTCCGGTAAACAAATTCATTCTTCCTGTCAATAAAGAAAATGCTTTAAAAGCAGGAATCATCAACAAAGAAGATCTTCCGAATGTAGCCAATCAGATTATGATTACTTACAAAGGAAATACATTGTATAAGAACAACCTGATTTTGATGGATCTTTTAGCGAACTTCGACTGGAAACGTCCGATCAACTTCTCATCAGGAGGTATCTATGACAGTGAAAATATTTTCTATCTTAACGATTACCTTCAGTTTGACGGATTCAGTTACAGATTAATCCCTATCCAAACGCCTCCGACGGCTGATGGAGATATGGGAAGAGTAGATGCGAATTCTCTTTATAATGTGGTGAAAAACTTCAGATGGGGGAACTTCAAAAACTTAAATGCTCACTTTGATGAAACGGCTACTTCCAATATCATCAGTTACAGAATGTCAGCGAGCAGAGCTGCAGCAGCACTTGCATTGAGCGGACAAAAAGCTAAAGCTTTAGAAATTCTGGATCTTGCAGCCAAAGAAATTCCTGCTGAGAAATATAACGACCCTCGTTCATTAAGCTCAATTGTATCAGGATATATCATTGCAGGGCAGGAGCAGAAAGGTCTTCAGATTGCTGAAGTGCTTAAAAAAGGAATCTTTGAAGAATACGATTATTATTTAAGTCTTTCCAAAGCAGATCAAAGTTACCTGAGAAGACAAATGAGAACAAAACCTATGGAATATTCTCTTGTAGTAGCTGCTGTAACGGATGCTTACACTAAGATCGGACAGAAAGAAAAAGCATATGCTTATCTTGTAAAATCTATTGAGCCTATTGATAAGAAGTTCAATGTATTTGTAAAAGATCTTCAGGAAATGGGCAAAGAGAAGGCGATGAAAGAGTCTGAAAATGTACAGCAGATCACGCCATTCTATCAGTATTTATTTGATGTCATGGAACCTTACGATTCTACTTATTCAAAAGAAAAAGAAAATCAGATTACTACTGCGATTATCAAAGCAACTAAATAA
- a CDS encoding aminotransferase class I/II-fold pyridoxal phosphate-dependent enzyme: protein MDIFERIKENPGPLGQFADYGEGYFIFPRLEGPIGPRMQFQGREVIFWSANDYLGLCNHPEVIEADAKAAAEYGMFYPMGARAMSGETDQHLQLERELADFVKKESAYLLNFGYQGMVSTIDALVSRNDVIVYDMDSHACIVDGVRLHSGKRFTYKHNDMASLEKNLQRATKVAEETGGGILVITEGVFGMRGQQGKIKEICDLKSKYQFRLLVDDAHGFGTLGKTGAGVGEEQDCNDQIDVYFSTFAKSMAGFGAFLAGDKEIIRYLKFNLRSQIFAKSLTMPMVIGGLKRLELLRSKPEIKAKLWENVYKLQNGLKERGFNIGDTNTCVTPVMMQGTPVEATLLVKDLREKYGIFTSVVVYPVIPKGMILLRLIPTASHTDAEINETLAAFEAIHDKLVSGYYKEQEQKLLQEQGLSFKPI from the coding sequence TTGGATATTTTTGAAAGAATAAAAGAAAATCCAGGACCACTTGGACAATTTGCAGATTATGGTGAAGGCTATTTTATTTTCCCGAGATTAGAGGGACCCATCGGCCCTAGAATGCAGTTTCAGGGGAGAGAAGTAATTTTCTGGAGTGCCAATGACTATTTAGGGTTGTGTAATCATCCTGAAGTAATAGAAGCGGATGCAAAAGCGGCTGCAGAATATGGAATGTTCTATCCAATGGGAGCAAGAGCGATGTCTGGAGAAACAGATCAGCACCTTCAGCTGGAAAGAGAATTGGCAGACTTTGTAAAAAAAGAATCAGCATACTTATTGAACTTCGGTTACCAGGGAATGGTTTCTACCATTGATGCTTTGGTAAGCAGAAATGATGTAATTGTTTATGATATGGATTCTCATGCCTGCATCGTGGATGGAGTAAGACTTCATTCCGGGAAGAGATTTACCTACAAGCATAATGATATGGCAAGCCTGGAGAAAAACCTTCAGAGAGCAACTAAAGTAGCTGAAGAAACAGGAGGTGGTATTCTTGTGATTACAGAAGGAGTTTTCGGGATGAGAGGACAACAGGGAAAAATCAAAGAAATCTGCGATCTTAAATCTAAATACCAGTTCAGATTATTGGTAGATGATGCCCATGGTTTCGGGACACTTGGTAAAACAGGTGCCGGTGTAGGTGAAGAACAGGACTGTAATGATCAGATTGATGTATACTTCTCTACGTTTGCTAAATCAATGGCTGGTTTCGGAGCATTCCTTGCGGGTGACAAAGAAATCATCAGATACCTGAAATTCAACCTTAGATCACAAATCTTTGCAAAATCTCTTACGATGCCAATGGTAATCGGAGGATTAAAAAGATTGGAGTTGTTGAGATCAAAACCTGAGATCAAAGCTAAACTTTGGGAGAATGTTTACAAACTACAGAACGGACTTAAAGAAAGAGGATTCAACATTGGAGATACCAACACTTGTGTAACTCCGGTCATGATGCAGGGAACTCCGGTAGAAGCTACTCTATTGGTAAAAGACTTAAGAGAGAAATACGGTATCTTCACATCTGTGGTAGTATATCCGGTAATTCCAAAGGGAATGATTCTTTTAAGATTAATTCCTACCGCTTCCCATACAGACGCAGAGATTAATGAAACTCTGGCTGCATTTGAAGCAATTCATGATAAACTAGTAAGTGGTTACTATAAAGAGCAGGAACAAAAATTACTGCAGGAACAAGGATTAAGTTTTAAACCGATTTAA
- a CDS encoding PLP-dependent cysteine synthase family protein, with product MSNVYDNILGLIGHTPMVKLNTVTKDIPATVYAKLESYNPGHSTKDRIALHIIENAERKGLLKEDSVVVETTSGNTGFSIAMVCIIKGYKCILAVSDKTKPEKIAYLKALGATVYICPANVPADDPRSYYEVAKRIAQETPNSIYINQYFNELNIDAHYQTTGPEIWEQTEGKITHLLACTGTGGTLSGSAKFLKEKNPNIKIIGVDADGSILKSYHETGEIHKEDVHPYQIEGMGKNLIPAALLFDKVDEFVRVNDEMSAYRTREIALKEAIMGGYTTGAVTQGLMQYAQSHELTENDLVVLIYPDHGSRYITKVYSDQWMAEQGFVNNCVHNYDEVFKTEFIK from the coding sequence ATGAGTAATGTTTACGATAATATTCTTGGCCTGATAGGACACACTCCGATGGTGAAGCTAAATACTGTTACAAAAGATATTCCAGCAACCGTTTACGCCAAGTTAGAATCATATAATCCTGGACATTCTACCAAAGACCGAATCGCACTTCATATTATAGAGAACGCAGAGAGAAAAGGCCTTTTAAAAGAAGATTCTGTAGTTGTAGAAACTACATCCGGTAATACCGGGTTTTCTATTGCGATGGTATGTATCATTAAGGGATATAAATGTATTCTTGCAGTAAGTGATAAAACAAAACCTGAGAAAATTGCTTATCTGAAAGCATTGGGTGCTACGGTGTACATATGCCCAGCCAATGTGCCGGCAGATGATCCGAGATCATACTATGAAGTTGCTAAAAGAATCGCCCAGGAAACTCCCAATTCTATTTACATCAATCAATATTTTAACGAGCTGAATATTGATGCGCACTATCAGACTACAGGTCCCGAGATCTGGGAACAGACGGAAGGTAAGATCACTCACCTTCTTGCCTGCACCGGAACCGGAGGTACGCTATCAGGTTCCGCAAAGTTTTTGAAAGAGAAAAACCCGAATATCAAGATTATCGGAGTAGATGCGGATGGCTCTATACTAAAAAGCTATCACGAGACAGGAGAAATTCACAAAGAAGATGTACATCCTTATCAGATTGAAGGAATGGGTAAAAACCTGATCCCTGCTGCCCTGCTTTTCGACAAGGTGGATGAGTTTGTAAGGGTAAATGATGAAATGTCCGCGTACAGAACCCGCGAAATTGCTTTGAAAGAAGCCATCATGGGAGGTTATACTACCGGAGCTGTAACACAGGGATTGATGCAGTATGCACAGTCTCATGAGCTTACAGAAAATGACTTGGTTGTTTTAATATATCCTGACCACGGTTCAAGATACATCACTAAAGTTTACAGTGATCAATGGATGGCCGAACAGGGATTTGTCAACAACTGTGTTCACAATTATGACGAAGTTTTCAAAACGGAGTTTATCAAATAA
- a CDS encoding DUF1697 domain-containing protein, with protein MKYCAFLRGVNVKGTNMKMADVCQVFKDAGMKEVSSILASGNIVFSSDKSVEELKTVLEKAMSEHFSYEAFLFVKSQAETEVFWKSIPFEKNENFHIYSFVGIPGVEKVLMEEFQKAAQAKGEKAEIINDIFYWQVPKGNTLDSTFGKVLGKKSLKDQLTSRNANTFEKILKKF; from the coding sequence ATGAAATACTGTGCTTTTCTCCGCGGTGTCAACGTAAAAGGAACCAATATGAAAATGGCTGATGTCTGCCAGGTTTTTAAAGATGCCGGCATGAAAGAGGTGAGCTCAATATTGGCTTCTGGAAATATTGTGTTTTCTTCAGATAAAAGTGTAGAAGAGCTAAAGACCGTCCTTGAAAAAGCAATGTCAGAACATTTTTCTTATGAAGCTTTTCTGTTTGTAAAATCTCAGGCAGAGACAGAAGTTTTCTGGAAGAGTATTCCTTTTGAGAAGAATGAAAACTTCCATATTTATAGTTTTGTAGGAATTCCGGGCGTGGAAAAAGTTTTGATGGAGGAGTTTCAAAAAGCTGCCCAGGCAAAAGGAGAAAAGGCCGAGATTATCAATGATATATTTTACTGGCAGGTCCCGAAAGGGAATACATTGGATTCTACCTTTGGGAAGGTTTTGGGAAAGAAAAGTCTTAAAGATCAGTTGACCAGCAGGAATGCAAATACTTTTGAGAAAATTCTGAAGAAATTCTAA
- the kdsA gene encoding 3-deoxy-8-phosphooctulonate synthase gives MIQYLDNISHKDSKNFFLIAGPCIIEGEDMALRIAEKVINITDKYNIPYIFKGSFKKANRSRVDSFTTIGEERSLEILKKVGETFNIPTTTDIHENEHAALAAQYVDVLQIPAFLVRQTDLLIAAAKTGKCVTLKKGQFLSPEAMKFAVQKVTDSDNQKVAIIERGNSFGYTDLIVDYRGIPTMREYAPVILDVTHSLQQPNQNSGVTGGRPDLIETVAKAGIAVGADGIFIETHPTPETALSDGANMLRLDLLEDLLQKLTRIRESIL, from the coding sequence ATGATTCAGTATTTAGATAATATTTCGCACAAAGATTCAAAAAACTTTTTCCTTATTGCCGGACCTTGTATTATTGAAGGGGAAGATATGGCATTGAGAATTGCTGAAAAAGTAATCAATATCACAGATAAATATAATATTCCATATATTTTCAAAGGAAGTTTCAAAAAGGCTAACAGAAGCCGTGTAGACTCTTTCACAACCATTGGTGAAGAAAGATCCCTTGAAATCCTTAAAAAGGTGGGAGAGACCTTTAATATTCCTACAACAACAGATATTCATGAAAATGAGCATGCAGCGCTGGCAGCACAATATGTAGACGTTCTGCAGATTCCGGCATTCCTTGTTCGTCAGACTGATTTATTAATCGCAGCTGCGAAAACAGGAAAATGTGTTACCCTTAAAAAAGGACAGTTCCTTTCACCGGAAGCAATGAAGTTTGCCGTTCAGAAAGTAACAGATTCTGACAACCAGAAAGTAGCGATTATTGAAAGAGGAAATTCTTTCGGATATACAGATCTTATCGTGGATTACAGAGGAATTCCTACCATGAGAGAATATGCTCCGGTTATTTTAGATGTTACACACTCTTTACAGCAGCCTAACCAGAATTCAGGGGTTACAGGTGGAAGACCGGATCTTATTGAAACTGTTGCTAAAGCAGGAATTGCAGTAGGAGCAGACGGAATTTTCATCGAAACACATCCTACACCGGAAACCGCTTTATCTGATGGTGCCAACATGCTAAGGTTAGATTTATTAGAAGATTTGTTACAAAAATTGACAAGAATTAGAGAATCGATTTTGTAA